A genomic window from Algoriphagus sp. Y33 includes:
- a CDS encoding efflux RND transporter periplasmic adaptor subunit produces MNKVNYLALAGILVLASCSHKEKEQTAEKNNVINVQTEQPTSYTGLIQSGYSGVVEAQKTTALSFATMGTITEIFVEEGQNVRKGQLLAKVNASNAQNAYQVALASQQQAEDAYRRMKPMKENGTLPEIKWIEVETGLAQAKAAVAIAQKSISDCYLYAPASGVIGKKNVQAGMNVVPSVTVLELLNIQTVYVKIPVSENEISQFKKGENAQITITAIDKTVTGTIKEIGVSADILSHTYPVKIEVQNTTGDIKPGMICSVQTTAQDKRSGSLISNKALQNDVYGNQFIYVEQNGKAEKIAVKTIALIDNKVLVQGEVLQNANIIISGQQKLSNGTPIQIIK; encoded by the coding sequence ATGAATAAAGTAAATTATTTAGCATTAGCGGGAATACTTGTATTAGCAAGTTGCTCACACAAAGAGAAGGAGCAAACCGCAGAAAAAAACAATGTAATCAATGTTCAAACGGAACAGCCCACAAGCTACACAGGGCTTATTCAATCGGGCTATTCGGGTGTGGTAGAAGCCCAAAAAACAACAGCTTTAAGTTTTGCCACAATGGGGACAATTACTGAAATATTTGTTGAGGAGGGGCAAAACGTAAGGAAAGGACAGTTGTTAGCCAAAGTCAATGCTTCCAATGCACAAAACGCCTATCAAGTAGCATTAGCAAGCCAGCAACAGGCAGAAGACGCTTACCGGAGAATGAAGCCAATGAAAGAAAACGGCACATTGCCCGAAATAAAATGGATAGAAGTGGAAACAGGTTTGGCACAGGCAAAAGCAGCCGTAGCCATTGCACAAAAAAGCATCAGCGATTGCTACCTGTATGCACCTGCAAGTGGTGTGATTGGAAAGAAAAATGTACAGGCAGGTATGAATGTAGTACCATCAGTGACAGTACTGGAGTTGCTGAACATACAAACCGTTTACGTCAAAATCCCTGTTTCTGAAAACGAAATAAGCCAATTCAAAAAAGGAGAAAATGCACAAATTACTATCACTGCCATTGATAAAACTGTAACAGGAACAATAAAAGAAATTGGCGTATCGGCGGATATTTTATCACATACCTATCCTGTAAAAATTGAAGTTCAAAACACAACAGGCGATATAAAGCCCGGAATGATTTGTTCCGTTCAAACTACCGCACAAGACAAACGTTCGGGCAGTTTAATTTCAAACAAAGCCTTGCAAAACGATGTATACGGCAATCAATTTATCTATGTTGAGCAAAACGGAAAAGCAGAAAAAATAGCTGTAAAAACCATTGCATTGATTGACAACAAAGTTTTGGTACAGGGCGAAGTTCTGCAAAACGCAAACATCATCATTTCAGGGCAACAGAAATTAAGCAACGGCACACCTATCCAAATCATCAAATAA
- a CDS encoding transposase produces the protein MCREYGISEQTFYNWKSKYGGMTLSELQRVKELESENARLKRIVADQQISIDILKEINSKKW, from the coding sequence ATCTGCCGGGAATACGGTATTTCCGAACAGACATTCTATAACTGGAAAAGCAAATATGGCGGTATGACCCTCTCGGAACTTCAGCGGGTGAAGGAGCTGGAATCGGAAAATGCCCGCCTCAAGCGTATCGTAGCAGATCAGCAGATTTCGATTGATATTTTGAAGGAGATCAACTCAAAAAAGTGGTAA
- a CDS encoding SDR family NAD(P)-dependent oxidoreductase, whose protein sequence is MNRLENKVALITGASRGMGEAHAREFINQGAKVILADVREEMGEALAKELGENALFVKLDVTNVKDWENAVKQGEAKFGNINVLVNNAGILGPVAGVMELKYEDYLKVIDINQHSILLGMQAVIPSMLKAGVGSIINVSSIAGIVACFGFPNIAYMASKFAIRGMTKAVAFEYGPKNIRVNSMHPGFVLTPMMIEATDKDASKEGRSALDEIPLGRISETRDLTGIVVFLASEEASFITGQEHIVDGGMTIH, encoded by the coding sequence ATGAATAGATTAGAAAACAAAGTTGCCCTTATAACAGGCGCATCAAGAGGAATGGGAGAAGCCCATGCTAGAGAATTTATCAACCAAGGAGCTAAAGTCATCTTAGCAGATGTCAGAGAAGAAATGGGTGAAGCTTTAGCCAAAGAACTAGGCGAAAATGCACTTTTTGTGAAGCTGGATGTTACCAATGTGAAAGATTGGGAAAATGCAGTAAAACAGGGCGAAGCCAAATTTGGTAATATCAATGTCTTGGTAAACAATGCAGGGATTTTAGGTCCAGTAGCTGGTGTAATGGAACTTAAATATGAAGACTACCTTAAAGTCATTGATATTAACCAGCACAGCATTCTGTTGGGGATGCAAGCTGTCATCCCTTCAATGTTGAAAGCTGGAGTAGGCTCAATAATCAATGTATCATCCATAGCAGGAATTGTTGCCTGTTTTGGATTCCCAAATATTGCTTATATGGCCAGTAAATTTGCTATTAGAGGCATGACCAAAGCTGTTGCCTTTGAGTATGGACCAAAAAACATACGGGTAAACTCCATGCATCCAGGTTTTGTACTTACACCTATGATGATAGAAGCTACCGATAAAGATGCATCCAAAGAAGGAAGAAGTGCTTTAGATGAAATACCGTTGGGTAGAATTTCAGAAACAAGGGATTTAACAGGTATTGTAGTGTTTCTAGCATCAGAAGAAGCCTCATTTATTACAGGGCAAGAACATATTGTAGATGGCGGTATGACCATACATTAA
- a CDS encoding alpha/beta hydrolase, protein MKVTKEMVHQDLKTLFYPLKIVAYLLTKKWGIKLMDLRTKLVKGKGIDGLDCQEIFIHSNNNGPKIRVRIFKPLNQKEKLPVMLYCHGGGLVIGTPEEYRNYYESFIKKRPCIIVAPDYRKAVNDPYPAAFNDCYDTLLWIKDNIDKLGITKDKFIIAGHSAGGGLAAAVTLKIRDTKDVNVAFQMPIYPMIDDRAITESGRDMDVPLWNSDSNNFAWKLYLRDLSKSGAKIPSYAAPARNTNYRDLPPAITFVGGLEPFRDETINYVESLKRENIPVIFKFYKTCYHGFDIILGNKGVGKDALDFTYNSYAEFYDKYI, encoded by the coding sequence ATGAAAGTAACTAAAGAAATGGTTCATCAGGATCTAAAGACCCTTTTTTATCCTCTTAAAATTGTAGCGTACTTATTAACCAAAAAATGGGGAATCAAGCTGATGGATCTTCGAACTAAACTTGTTAAAGGCAAAGGTATCGATGGTTTAGATTGTCAAGAAATATTCATACACAGTAATAATAATGGCCCAAAAATTCGAGTAAGAATATTTAAACCTTTAAATCAAAAAGAAAAGTTACCAGTAATGCTATACTGCCATGGGGGCGGATTGGTTATCGGAACTCCTGAAGAGTATAGAAATTATTATGAATCCTTTATTAAAAAGAGACCCTGTATTATAGTAGCCCCAGATTATAGGAAAGCAGTTAATGACCCTTATCCAGCAGCTTTTAATGATTGCTACGATACCTTATTATGGATAAAAGATAATATTGACAAACTAGGAATTACCAAAGACAAATTTATTATTGCCGGGCACAGTGCCGGTGGAGGATTGGCCGCAGCTGTAACCCTAAAAATCAGAGATACCAAGGATGTAAATGTGGCATTTCAAATGCCTATTTATCCTATGATCGATGATAGGGCTATTACAGAATCAGGCAGGGATATGGATGTTCCTTTATGGAATTCCGATTCCAATAATTTTGCTTGGAAATTATATCTAAGAGATTTATCAAAAAGTGGGGCAAAAATACCTTCCTATGCCGCTCCTGCCAGAAATACCAACTATAGAGACCTGCCACCTGCTATAACTTTTGTAGGTGGCTTAGAACCATTTAGAGATGAAACGATAAACTATGTAGAAAGTTTGAAAAGAGAAAACATCCCGGTAATCTTCAAATTTTATAAAACCTGCTACCATGGTTTTGATATTATTCTAGGTAATAAAGGTGTAGGGAAAGATGCTCTTGATTTTACATACAATTCGTATGCAGAATTTTATGATAAATATATATAG
- a CDS encoding zinc-binding dehydrogenase, translated as MKISIVEKVKTPFVTKEAEIDSPMEHEVLINVKASGLCHSDAHLQQNDFGLYPFPIVMGHELAGVVESVGNRVTEFQVGDHVVGCLIQYCGECESCLSGHTHTCQHPEKTLRKPGDKPRLSMKDGSSLTQAFGLGGFAEKALVHQNQLAKIPKEMPFAQACLLGCGTVTGAGAIINTAKVRPGDSVAIIGAGGVGLNAVSGAKIAGATTIIVVDIQDDKLEFSKKFGATHIINSKNEDPIAKVMEITGVGVDAAFEVIGLPVTSKQALSMAKRGGSAYLIGMHTPGVQTEVDGTVDFIIPGRKLEGVMMGSSNLKRDIPMYANLYLQGRMNLDDLIHQEINIDDIQRAYDELDEGKIIGRSVVTSF; from the coding sequence ATGAAAATATCAATAGTAGAAAAAGTAAAAACGCCATTCGTTACCAAAGAAGCAGAGATAGATTCGCCAATGGAACACGAAGTGTTAATTAATGTAAAAGCATCAGGATTATGTCATTCTGATGCCCACTTGCAACAAAATGATTTTGGTTTATATCCTTTTCCTATAGTAATGGGGCATGAACTTGCTGGTGTTGTAGAAAGTGTGGGAAATAGAGTAACAGAGTTTCAGGTTGGTGACCATGTAGTTGGATGTTTAATTCAATATTGTGGAGAATGTGAATCTTGTTTGTCTGGTCATACACATACCTGCCAGCATCCTGAGAAAACACTCAGAAAACCAGGTGATAAACCAAGATTAAGTATGAAAGATGGTAGCAGTTTAACACAGGCTTTCGGTTTAGGAGGTTTTGCTGAAAAAGCACTCGTCCATCAAAATCAATTGGCTAAAATCCCTAAGGAAATGCCCTTTGCTCAAGCCTGTCTTTTAGGATGTGGTACCGTAACAGGAGCTGGTGCCATAATCAATACTGCCAAAGTTCGTCCAGGAGATTCGGTTGCAATAATTGGGGCGGGTGGCGTAGGCTTAAATGCCGTTTCAGGAGCTAAAATAGCTGGTGCTACAACCATAATTGTGGTAGATATTCAGGATGATAAATTAGAGTTTTCTAAAAAATTTGGAGCCACCCATATCATCAATTCCAAAAATGAAGACCCAATTGCTAAGGTTATGGAAATTACCGGAGTTGGAGTAGATGCTGCTTTTGAAGTTATTGGCTTGCCAGTAACATCCAAACAAGCTCTTTCTATGGCAAAACGAGGAGGCAGTGCTTACCTCATTGGTATGCATACTCCAGGAGTTCAAACAGAAGTTGACGGAACGGTCGATTTTATCATACCAGGCAGAAAACTGGAAGGCGTAATGATGGGGTCTTCCAACTTGAAAAGGGATATTCCTATGTATGCCAACCTTTATTTACAAGGACGGATGAATTTAGATGATCTCATTCATCAGGAAATTAACATCGATGATATTCAAAGAGCTTATGATGAGCTTGATGAAGGAAAAATTATAGGACGTTCGGTGGTTACTTCCTTTTAA
- a CDS encoding SDR family oxidoreductase, with protein sequence MKKKLENKVGIVTGGATGMGRASALAFAKEGAKVVVADVVDASETIQLIKAEGGEAIYIKCDVSKEMDVKSMVEKTVSTYGKLDFAFNNAGIEGKVAPIAETTSEEFDRLMNINLKGVWLCMKYEIPEMLKNGKGSIVNTASAAGLVAVPTLPIYVASKHGVVGLTKTTAVDYAKQGLRVNAICPGGIKTPMFERTVGGDNVLEAQIAAQQVIGRLGTPEEIANAAVFLCSDDASFITGIALPVDGGWIAQ encoded by the coding sequence ATGAAAAAGAAACTTGAAAACAAAGTTGGAATTGTAACTGGTGGTGCTACCGGAATGGGTCGCGCAAGTGCATTAGCCTTTGCTAAGGAAGGGGCCAAAGTAGTTGTTGCTGATGTCGTAGATGCCAGTGAAACTATCCAATTAATTAAAGCAGAAGGCGGCGAAGCCATTTACATTAAATGTGATGTTTCAAAGGAAATGGATGTGAAGTCCATGGTTGAAAAAACAGTATCTACCTATGGTAAATTAGATTTTGCTTTTAACAATGCAGGTATAGAAGGAAAAGTAGCTCCTATAGCTGAAACTACTTCTGAAGAGTTTGATAGGTTGATGAACATCAATTTAAAAGGTGTTTGGCTATGTATGAAATACGAGATTCCGGAAATGCTAAAAAATGGCAAGGGATCAATTGTAAATACGGCATCAGCTGCAGGGTTGGTAGCCGTTCCTACTCTTCCAATCTATGTGGCATCAAAACATGGTGTAGTAGGGTTGACCAAGACCACTGCAGTTGATTATGCAAAACAAGGATTGAGGGTAAATGCTATTTGCCCTGGAGGTATTAAAACTCCGATGTTTGAACGAACCGTAGGAGGAGATAATGTACTTGAGGCCCAAATTGCAGCACAGCAAGTTATTGGTCGTTTGGGAACTCCCGAAGAAATTGCTAATGCGGCTGTTTTTTTATGTTCGGATGATGCCTCTTTTATAACAGGAATAGCACTACCAGTTGATGGTGGTTGGATAGCACAGTAA
- a CDS encoding TetR/AcrR family transcriptional regulator, with amino-acid sequence MEKEEIIVQDIINGAKKLIQQYGLNKTTMEDIAKSAGKGKSTLYYYFKDKNEIFNAVINLEMDEFFQTVKKAVNKETNEIDMLKTYIVTKIKTLQEKTNLYRFAIENDLEGRFNKDFTNLRNRYDNEEKNLLSSILRKGVKANFFTKEITMEIETLSELLVSCVRGIEMDILINNKFKSLADKAELLVSVLINGIKR; translated from the coding sequence ATGGAAAAAGAAGAAATTATTGTTCAGGACATCATAAATGGCGCTAAAAAACTAATTCAGCAATATGGTTTAAACAAAACCACCATGGAGGATATTGCAAAGTCGGCTGGTAAGGGTAAAAGCACTTTATACTATTATTTTAAGGATAAAAACGAGATTTTTAATGCGGTTATAAACCTTGAAATGGATGAATTCTTTCAAACTGTTAAGAAAGCTGTTAATAAAGAAACCAACGAAATTGACATGCTAAAGACTTACATCGTAACCAAAATTAAAACCCTACAAGAAAAAACCAATTTATACCGCTTTGCCATAGAAAATGATTTAGAGGGCAGGTTTAATAAAGATTTCACCAATCTTCGGAATAGATATGATAATGAAGAGAAGAATCTTTTGAGTTCTATTTTAAGAAAGGGTGTAAAAGCTAACTTTTTCACTAAAGAAATTACCATGGAAATTGAAACGTTGAGTGAACTTCTGGTAAGTTGCGTAAGAGGTATTGAAATGGATATTTTAATAAACAATAAATTCAAATCATTGGCAGATAAAGCAGAGTTGTTAGTATCTGTTTTAATCAATGGCATTAAGAGATAG
- a CDS encoding bestrophin family ion channel, translated as MIKTEKQGLFHLLKIATPFIIITTVYTILVLALEEYFGDHIYKISGQIGSVFGLAVAFFLGFRMNSAYDRWWEARKIFGELTNNTRSFVAKLFAYYGNEQHFKEIKQNNLSLKGRKVIELSILYIRQLKNEMHNNAHPTFDSQSLELISEFKINADNKISNEILLAITKEIEDDFAPIARIEKGDLMQHINRFYEIQGKAERIKNTPFLMIYSAFTKLIVSFYVILIPLFIGDIDLGGEESGFEFLAVPIMVIISTAFLTINKLANLFGEPFSENKTSVSIDEICKTIEQNCKEVCDKLK; from the coding sequence ATGATAAAAACAGAAAAACAAGGTTTATTTCACTTGCTGAAAATTGCGACACCGTTTATTATAATCACAACGGTTTATACAATTTTAGTGCTTGCTCTTGAAGAATATTTTGGTGACCACATATACAAAATATCAGGACAAATAGGTTCAGTATTTGGACTTGCAGTTGCTTTTTTCTTGGGCTTTAGAATGAATTCCGCTTATGACAGATGGTGGGAAGCAAGAAAAATATTTGGTGAATTGACTAACAATACACGAAGTTTTGTAGCAAAACTTTTTGCCTATTACGGTAATGAGCAACATTTCAAAGAAATCAAACAAAATAATCTAAGTCTTAAAGGACGAAAGGTTATAGAGTTAAGCATTTTATACATTAGACAGCTAAAAAATGAGATGCACAATAACGCTCATCCGACATTTGACAGTCAATCTCTTGAACTTATTTCCGAATTTAAAATCAATGCTGATAATAAAATTTCAAATGAGATTTTACTAGCTATTACCAAAGAAATTGAAGATGATTTTGCACCAATAGCCCGAATTGAAAAAGGAGATTTGATGCAGCACATCAATCGTTTTTATGAAATTCAAGGAAAAGCAGAAAGAATAAAGAACACACCATTTTTAATGATTTATAGTGCATTTACTAAATTAATAGTGAGTTTCTATGTAATCCTAATCCCTTTGTTTATTGGTGACATTGACTTAGGTGGCGAAGAAAGTGGTTTTGAGTTTTTAGCTGTTCCAATAATGGTAATAATAAGTACTGCATTTTTGACAATCAACAAATTGGCAAACTTATTTGGCGAGCCATTTTCGGAAAATAAAACATCTGTATCAATAGATGAAATTTGTAAGACAATTGAACAGAATTGTAAAGAAGTATGCGACAAGTTGAAATAA
- a CDS encoding VIT family protein: MITIDNYLDSHYIHRSNWLRAAVLGANDGIISISSLAIGVAAASATREPTVLATVAGLVAGALSMAAGEYVSVSSQTDTEKADIQREIKELKEMPEAELNILAQIYEKRGLKKETAMQVAVELTEKDALGTHIRDELGINEISQANPIQAALASGASFTVGGILPLLVVLFAPVKGMEYWLYGFTIIFLIILGATSAKTGGSSIRKAILRITIWGTIAMVLSALVGYLFGVNV, from the coding sequence ATGATAACAATTGACAACTACTTAGACAGCCATTACATACACCGTAGCAACTGGTTGAGAGCTGCCGTTCTTGGAGCGAATGACGGTATAATTTCAATTTCAAGTCTGGCAATTGGTGTTGCAGCAGCAAGTGCGACAAGAGAACCTACAGTTTTAGCTACAGTAGCAGGACTTGTAGCGGGAGCATTATCAATGGCGGCTGGTGAATATGTTTCGGTAAGTTCACAAACAGACACCGAAAAGGCAGACATCCAAAGAGAAATAAAAGAACTAAAAGAAATGCCAGAAGCAGAACTAAATATTTTGGCTCAAATCTATGAGAAACGTGGACTAAAAAAGGAAACAGCTATGCAGGTAGCCGTTGAACTTACAGAAAAGGACGCATTAGGAACACATATTAGAGATGAATTAGGAATTAACGAAATTAGTCAAGCAAACCCTATACAAGCTGCATTGGCTTCAGGAGCCTCTTTTACAGTTGGCGGAATACTACCACTTTTAGTTGTCCTCTTTGCCCCAGTGAAAGGTATGGAGTATTGGCTCTATGGCTTTACTATCATTTTCTTAATCATTCTTGGAGCAACTTCAGCTAAAACTGGTGGTTCTAGCATTAGAAAAGCTATCTTACGAATTACTATTTGGGGTACAATTGCAATGGTACTTTCTGCGTTAGTTGGTTATCTATTTGGAGTAAATGTTTAA
- the xerA gene encoding site-specific tyrosine recombinase/integron integrase — translation MKTIFATSTIWKKKAVVLLQFDYDQELIELVKTLSMAKWNPERRAWSLPYSEGIVEELLILFKGKAWIDYSGFKKIKAVQLPANLPELAPNLDQEIRKFIAWMQNRRYAESTVKTYSQSLSLFFRYTENKKPEEISTEDLENFHQNYILKRKYSVSFQSQVINSVKLYFSNKQKRKLEPIEIERPKKPKQLPHVLSKEEVKDILQAHKNVKHRTMLSLIYACGLRRSELLNLKLEDVDSKRGMLRINKGKGAKDRMVPISDKIIGMLRAYYLMEKPGSYLFEGSKKNTAYSEGSLQKVLKTALSKAGIKKPVTLHWLRHSYATHLLESGTDLRFIQELLGHSSSKTTEIYTHVSQKSLQKVKSPFDDL, via the coding sequence ATGAAAACAATTTTTGCCACATCTACAATCTGGAAGAAGAAAGCAGTGGTATTGCTCCAATTCGATTATGACCAAGAGCTTATAGAGTTGGTAAAAACCCTGTCTATGGCAAAATGGAACCCCGAACGAAGAGCTTGGTCGCTCCCCTATTCGGAAGGCATTGTGGAAGAACTTCTCATCTTATTCAAAGGCAAAGCATGGATAGATTATTCCGGTTTCAAAAAAATAAAAGCAGTACAATTACCTGCAAACCTGCCTGAATTGGCACCCAACTTAGACCAAGAAATCAGAAAGTTTATAGCCTGGATGCAGAACAGACGCTATGCCGAATCCACGGTAAAAACCTACAGCCAGAGCCTTAGCCTATTTTTCCGCTATACGGAAAACAAAAAGCCTGAAGAAATCAGCACTGAGGATTTGGAAAATTTCCACCAAAATTATATCCTTAAGAGAAAATACTCAGTTAGCTTTCAATCTCAGGTGATCAATTCGGTAAAGCTGTACTTTTCGAACAAACAAAAACGCAAGCTCGAACCAATAGAGATCGAAAGACCCAAAAAACCCAAACAGCTTCCCCATGTACTCAGCAAAGAAGAGGTGAAAGATATACTCCAAGCGCACAAAAATGTAAAGCATCGGACGATGCTCAGTCTCATCTATGCCTGTGGACTAAGAAGAAGTGAATTATTGAACCTCAAACTGGAAGATGTGGATTCAAAAAGAGGAATGTTAAGAATCAATAAAGGGAAAGGTGCGAAGGACAGGATGGTACCGATCAGTGATAAAATCATCGGGATGCTCAGAGCGTATTACCTAATGGAAAAGCCAGGAAGCTATTTATTTGAAGGGAGTAAAAAGAATACAGCCTATAGTGAAGGAAGTTTGCAAAAAGTATTGAAAACCGCATTGAGTAAAGCCGGGATCAAGAAGCCGGTGACTCTTCATTGGCTAAGACACAGCTACGCCACCCATCTTCTGGAAAGCGGAACGGATCTCAGGTTTATTCAGGAGTTATTGGGGCATAGTTCAAGCAAAACGACTGAAATCTATACCCATGTGAGTCAGAAAAGTCTCCAAAAAGTAAAAAGTCCATTTGATGACCTTTAA
- a CDS encoding ABC transporter ATP-binding protein encodes MARTAERKVTMGQVFKTIIWPRRKHLFLGLFLIIISRLASLVLPGASKILIDDVIPSNDLTMLKWLIGGVVLAIVVQASTSYALTQILSVEAQNLISKLRSQVQAHIIKLPIRFFDNAKTGELVSRIMTDVEGVRNLVGTGFAQMIGGLLTAVISLFLLISISPMMTLYVLLPVVIFGLVSLKAFGKIRPIFRERGKINAQVTGRLTETLGGIRVIKGFNAEQQEINTFARGVDELFQNVKASLTATSFVTSMGALLLGLASAGIMGMGGYMIMQGEMTFGDFLAFTLYLGFMIAPIVQMSNIGSQLTEAFAGLDRTEEIMNTPLEADDRTRTLALTDFSGDIRFDKVSFAYEQGKEVIKGVSFHAPAGSVTALVGTSGSGKTTIAGLAATFLNPDSGRISLDGHDLQTVTLDSFRAKLGVVLQDDFLFEGTIRENILFPRPNASGEDLQKAVVAAHVQEFTDRFEDGLDTLIGERGVKLSGGQRQRIAIARAILADPKILILDEATSNLDTESETLIQASLKELMKGRTTFVIAHRLSTIRQADQILVVEKGTIVEQGQHDELIALQGRYYQLYTYQARI; translated from the coding sequence ATGGCTAGAACAGCTGAGCGTAAGGTCACCATGGGGCAGGTCTTTAAGACCATTATTTGGCCCCGGAGAAAGCATTTGTTTTTAGGACTGTTTTTGATCATTATCTCCCGTCTAGCAAGCCTAGTGCTGCCTGGAGCGAGTAAAATCTTGATTGATGACGTGATTCCCTCCAATGATTTGACTATGCTGAAATGGCTGATCGGAGGCGTGGTGCTGGCAATTGTGGTGCAGGCATCCACTTCCTATGCGCTGACCCAGATCCTCAGTGTGGAAGCCCAAAATCTGATTTCCAAGCTCCGATCACAGGTTCAGGCACATATCATCAAGCTCCCGATCCGGTTCTTTGATAATGCAAAAACGGGGGAGTTGGTGTCCAGGATTATGACCGATGTGGAAGGTGTGAGAAATCTGGTCGGAACCGGATTTGCCCAAATGATAGGCGGTTTATTGACAGCTGTTATTTCCCTTTTTCTGCTGATCAGTATCAGCCCGATGATGACGCTCTATGTGCTTTTGCCGGTGGTGATCTTTGGGTTGGTTTCCCTGAAAGCCTTTGGGAAAATCAGGCCGATTTTCCGTGAACGCGGCAAAATCAATGCACAGGTCACGGGAAGATTGACCGAAACCCTAGGCGGAATCAGGGTGATCAAGGGCTTCAATGCAGAGCAGCAGGAGATTAATACCTTTGCTAGGGGAGTAGATGAGCTGTTTCAGAATGTTAAAGCCAGCCTGACCGCGACAAGTTTTGTGACTTCTATGGGCGCTTTGCTGTTGGGCTTGGCATCGGCGGGAATCATGGGAATGGGGGGCTATATGATTATGCAGGGAGAGATGACTTTTGGGGATTTTCTTGCCTTCACACTTTACTTGGGATTTATGATTGCTCCGATCGTGCAGATGTCCAATATAGGCAGTCAGCTTACCGAGGCTTTTGCGGGTTTGGACCGTACGGAGGAAATCATGAATACTCCCTTGGAAGCGGATGACCGTACCAGAACGCTGGCATTAACCGATTTTAGTGGGGACATCAGATTTGACAAGGTGTCATTCGCCTATGAGCAAGGCAAAGAAGTGATCAAGGGAGTAAGTTTCCATGCCCCGGCGGGTTCTGTGACTGCATTGGTAGGAACTTCCGGTTCCGGTAAAACAACCATTGCCGGACTTGCGGCTACGTTTTTGAACCCGGATTCGGGAAGGATTTCGCTGGATGGGCACGACCTGCAGACGGTAACACTGGACTCTTTTCGGGCTAAGTTGGGCGTGGTGCTACAGGACGATTTTCTGTTTGAAGGCACGATCAGGGAGAATATCCTTTTTCCGCGACCCAATGCAAGCGGGGAAGATTTGCAGAAAGCGGTAGTTGCTGCGCATGTGCAGGAGTTTACCGATCGCTTTGAGGATGGCTTGGATACCTTGATCGGGGAGAGGGGAGTGAAGCTCTCCGGTGGGCAAAGGCAGCGTATAGCGATTGCGAGAGCTATTTTGGCTGATCCCAAAATCCTGATTCTGGATGAGGCAACCTCTAATTTGGATACCGAATCTGAAACATTGATTCAGGCGAGTCTGAAGGAGTTGATGAAAGGGAGAACCACTTTTGTAATTGCCCACAGACTGAGTACAATCCGTCAGGCAGACCAAATATTGGTGGTAGAAAAAGGCACTATCGTGGAGCAGGGGCAGCATGATGAACTTATTGCGCTGCAAGGCAGGTATTATCAGCTGTATACTTATCAGGCGAGGATCTAG
- a CDS encoding HAD family hydrolase codes for MIKVIAFDADDTLWVNEPFFREAEEEFGSLMEDFMPRHSSIKELYRTEIENLGLYGYGIKGFMLSMIQTALRISGHKIPVKLIDRILEIGYDMMQKPVEILPGVEEVLAELHDDYRLVMATKGDLVDQERKLKKSGLDHYFHHIEIMSEKRVEDFAKLVRHLDVSPEEFLMMGNSLKSDVLPVLELGGHAIHIPFHITWEHEKIEHEIEHDNFYQAEHIAQVVKMIRKM; via the coding sequence ATGATCAAAGTAATCGCTTTTGATGCCGATGATACCCTATGGGTAAATGAACCCTTTTTTCGTGAGGCGGAGGAGGAATTTGGAAGTCTGATGGAGGATTTCATGCCTAGGCACAGCAGCATAAAAGAACTTTACCGCACAGAAATAGAAAATTTGGGCTTGTATGGCTACGGCATCAAAGGCTTTATGCTATCCATGATCCAGACAGCCCTCCGCATTTCAGGACATAAAATCCCGGTGAAGCTTATCGATAGAATCCTGGAGATCGGCTATGATATGATGCAAAAGCCGGTGGAAATCCTCCCCGGCGTAGAGGAAGTCTTGGCAGAATTACACGACGACTATCGCCTAGTCATGGCCACCAAAGGAGATCTGGTAGATCAGGAGAGAAAACTCAAGAAATCAGGTTTGGATCATTATTTCCATCATATTGAGATTATGAGTGAAAAAAGAGTAGAAGATTTCGCGAAGCTTGTCAGGCATCTCGATGTCTCCCCGGAGGAGTTTCTGATGATGGGAAACAGTCTAAAATCTGATGTTCTTCCGGTATTGGAACTTGGCGGTCATGCCATCCATATTCCATTTCACATTACTTGGGAGCATGAAAAAATCGAACATGAAATCGAACATGACAACTTTTATCAGGCAGAACATATCGCCCAGGTGGTGAAGATGATTAGAAAAATGTAG